From a single Nicotiana tomentosiformis chromosome 2, ASM39032v3, whole genome shotgun sequence genomic region:
- the LOC104098502 gene encoding alkane hydroxylase MAH1-like — protein sequence MDVLEFSLSLLIIIVCFTYSTWWYLTKRWCKSSTPTNWPLFGMLPGLIRNAHRIHDFATSILMETGGTFEFYGPVLTNLNMLVTSDPANIHHILSKNFSNYPKGLEFQKIFDILGNGIFNVDSELWEIHRKTTMSLMSHAKFQTLLERNMWDTIEKGLRPILDTFAEQGTPFDLQDIFQRFTFDAISKLLLDHDPKSLSIGLPHVPCEKAFNDIVDALLYRHVLPKGCWKLQRWLQIGKEKKLIQAWEAFDQFLYPCISRQQEELMNKIIKDEDFDLFTAYIKAYNLWKNGDNTGNVQEFLRDTFLNLMLAGRDTTSAAITWFFWLLAENPLVETKIREEILEQLQLKEDENLKYFNIEETRKLVYLHCALCETLRLFPSVSLEHKVSLEFDILPSGHRVNPNTRIVLSFYTMGRMENIWGKDCLEFKPERWISEQGKIKHEPSFKFPAFNAGPRTCLGKEMALIQMKMIAATIIYSYHIQLMEAQTISPSASIIVQMKHGLKVRIVKRVHT from the coding sequence ATGGACGTCCTTGAATTTTCTCTTTCTCTATTGATTATTATCGTGTGTTTCACTTATTCTACATGGTGGTACCTTACAAAAAGATGGTGCAAAAGCTCAACACCAACAAATTGGCCTCTCTTTGGAATGTTACCTGGGCTTATTCGAAATGCTCATCGTATCCATGATTTTGCAACTTCCATTCTTATGGAAACTGGGGGCACATTTGAGTTCTATGGTCCTGTGCTAACCAATTTGAATATGTTAGTTACTAGTGATCCTGCAAATATCCACCATATCCTTAGTAAAAATTTCTCAAACTATCCAAAGGGTCTTGAATTCCAAAAAATATTCGATATTTTAGGAAATGGAATATTCAATGTTGATTCCGAATTATGGGAGATTCATAGGAAGACCACCATGTCTTTAATGAGTCATGCCAAGTTCCAAACTTTGTTAGAGAGGAACATGTGGGATACTATTGAAAAAGGGCTCAGACCAATTCTTGATACTTTTGCAGAACAAGGCACGCCATTTGATTTGCAAGACATTTTTCAGAGATTCACTTTTGATGCTATTAGCAAATTATTACTTGACCATGATCCAAAAAGTTTATCTATTGGTTTGCCTCATGTTCCATGTGAAAAAGCGTTCAACGATATTGTGGACGCACTTTTATATAGACATGTTTTACCAAAAGGCTGTTGGAAATTGCAAAGATGGCTTCAAATTGGAAAAGAGAAGAAGCTCATTCAAGCATGGGAAGCTTTTGATCAGTTTCTATATCCTTGCATTTCACGTCAGCAAGAAGAGTTGATGAACAAAATAATCAAAGACGAGGACTTCGACTTATTTACTGCCTATATTAAAGCATACAATTTATGGAAGAACGGAGATAATACGGGTAATGTACAAGAATTTTTGAGGGATACTTTCTTAAATTTGATGCTTGCTGGGAGAGACACTACAAGTGCAGCTATCACTTGGTTTTTTTGGCTCTTAGCTGAAAATCCTTTAGTAGAGACAAAGATTAGGGAAGAGATTCTTGAACAATTGCAACTAAAAGAAGATGAAAACCTCAAGTATTTCAACATAGAAGAAACACGAAAACTGGTCTATCTACATTGTGCTTTGTGTGAAACTCTTAGGCTATTTCCATCAGTTTCTTTGGAGCATAAAGTTTCACTTGAATTTGACATCCTCCCAAGTGGTCACCGTGTCAATCCAAACACGAGAATTGTGCTCTCATTCTATACAATGGGAAGAATGGAGAATATATGGGGAAAAGATTGTTTAGAATTCAAGCCAGAACGATGGATTTCAGAACAAGGAAAGATCAAACATGAGCCATCTTTTAAATTTCCAGCATTTAATGCTGGTCCAAGGACTTGTCTAGGGAAGGAAATGGCACTCATTCAGATGAAAATGATAGCAGCCACCATCATATACAGTTACCATATTCAACTAATGGAAGCTCAAACCATTTCTCCAAGTGCTTCTATAATCGTTCAAATGAAACATGGTTTGAAAGTTAGAATCGTCAAAAGGGTTCATACATGA